From a single Okeanomitos corallinicola TIOX110 genomic region:
- the crtD gene encoding C-3',4' desaturase CrtD has translation MPSLPLNKNQPRVIVIGAGIGGLTAAALLAHRGYSVLTLDQALVPGGCASTFKRQGFTFDVGATQVAGLEPGGIHHRIFSELNIELPAATPCDPACAVFLPGETTPINVWRDPQKWQAERQKQFPGSEPFWQLLTTLFNASWEFQGRDPVLPPRNFWDLLQLTKAVRPSTFITAPFTFMTVGDALRLYGLGNDQRLRTFLDLQLKLYSQVSAEETALLYAATALSVSQSPQGLYHLQGSMQVLSDRLVESLERDGGKLLMRHTVEKINVENGKANSVVIRNQKTGEVWTETANHVIANVTVQDLVKLLGEKAPFGYKHRVEKLPPASGAFVVYIGVDKSAIPDDCPPHLQFLYDINGKIGENNSLFVSVSHEGDGRAPAGKATIIASSFVDFTQWWNTENYQELKEKFTQDAISKLGQYFYLKPETIVYVEAATPKTFAHYTGREKGIVGGIGQRIPTFGPFGFANRTPINNLWLVGDSTHPGEGTAGVSYSALTVVRQIEAEG, from the coding sequence ATGCCTAGCCTACCCCTAAACAAAAACCAACCCCGCGTCATTGTCATCGGTGCGGGAATAGGTGGACTTACCGCCGCAGCACTGTTAGCACATAGAGGTTATAGCGTTTTAACCCTCGACCAAGCATTAGTTCCCGGTGGTTGTGCTTCCACCTTTAAACGCCAGGGTTTTACCTTTGATGTTGGTGCGACTCAAGTTGCAGGGTTAGAACCTGGGGGAATTCATCACCGCATTTTCTCAGAATTAAACATAGAATTACCCGCAGCTACCCCTTGTGACCCAGCTTGTGCGGTTTTTTTACCTGGAGAAACTACACCTATTAATGTTTGGCGAGATCCTCAAAAATGGCAAGCAGAAAGACAAAAACAGTTTCCGGGAAGTGAACCTTTTTGGCAATTATTAACAACTTTATTTAATGCAAGTTGGGAATTTCAAGGACGAGATCCGGTGTTACCTCCGCGTAATTTCTGGGATCTTTTACAGTTAACAAAAGCTGTGCGTCCGAGTACATTTATTACTGCACCTTTCACCTTTATGACAGTGGGAGATGCTTTAAGATTATACGGTTTAGGAAATGATCAAAGACTGCGGACATTTTTAGATTTACAACTGAAATTATATTCTCAAGTTAGTGCCGAAGAAACAGCTTTACTTTATGCAGCGACGGCGTTAAGTGTATCTCAATCTCCCCAAGGATTATACCATTTACAAGGGAGTATGCAAGTATTGAGCGATCGCCTAGTAGAATCATTAGAAAGAGACGGTGGTAAATTATTAATGCGTCACACTGTCGAAAAAATTAACGTAGAAAATGGTAAAGCTAACAGTGTCGTCATTAGAAATCAAAAAACCGGAGAAGTTTGGACAGAAACAGCAAATCATGTAATTGCAAATGTCACCGTACAAGACTTGGTGAAATTATTAGGAGAAAAAGCACCTTTTGGATATAAACATAGAGTCGAAAAATTACCCCCTGCTTCCGGTGCATTTGTAGTTTATATTGGTGTAGATAAAAGTGCAATTCCTGATGATTGTCCGCCCCATTTACAATTTCTGTATGATATAAATGGTAAAATTGGGGAAAATAACTCTTTGTTTGTATCTGTTAGTCACGAAGGAGATGGCCGCGCACCAGCAGGAAAAGCCACAATTATCGCATCTTCCTTTGTTGATTTTACCCAATGGTGGAACACAGAAAACTATCAAGAATTAAAAGAGAAATTCACCCAAGATGCAATTTCTAAACTTGGACAATATTTCTATTTAAAACCAGAAACTATTGTTTATGTAGAAGCTGCTACACCTAAAACCTTTGCTCATTATACAGGGAGAGAAAAGGGAATTGTGGGGGGAATTGGTCAAAGAATTCCTACCTTTGGCCCCTTTGGTTTTGCGAATAGAACACCTATTAATAATTTATGGTTAGTTGGTGATTCAACTCATCCAGGAGAAGGTACAGCAGGGGTAAGTTATTCAGCTTTGACAGTGGTGAGACAAATTGAAGCTGAAGGATAG
- a CDS encoding tetratricopeptide repeat protein encodes MKKQHLLSDSQAVNINLDLFLQPGVKFKSNIICTLILACLLIPKPANAIDITDQIHSPLNHPIGKPLNVRPLREQADRLLLLSKQQYADGSIDKSITLGLQALKIYHSLGDMNSQGLTYDLLAGAYLQAGNLKNAEDAIRRRLGIARDNQDFQTQIFALNNLGTLLVQKGEPNAAGKTIADALVISRDVENLAGQGLSLSNLSLVHTRLGNYQQAIQFGEAAVDFRRQTNDIPGEINTLNNLGEAYLLAGDYDNTISNYGTALRLARINLDLSNQLRAIDGLVKAHSSVKRYERAFELLAQQLAIAKSLNDPREELKYLVSTGKLYEQMENYAQAREFYQRALPLAKQLEDVKQEAELIYILGELKNR; translated from the coding sequence ATGAAAAAACAACACTTATTATCAGATTCTCAGGCTGTCAATATCAATCTTGATCTATTTTTACAGCCAGGAGTTAAATTTAAATCAAACATTATTTGCACTTTAATTCTTGCTTGTTTATTGATTCCTAAACCTGCAAATGCTATTGATATTACTGACCAAATACACAGTCCATTAAATCATCCTATTGGTAAACCATTAAATGTTAGACCACTACGAGAACAAGCAGATAGATTACTACTGTTAAGTAAACAACAGTATGCAGATGGTTCTATTGATAAAAGTATCACATTAGGATTACAAGCATTAAAAATTTATCATTCTCTTGGTGATATGAATTCTCAAGGTTTGACTTATGATTTATTAGCAGGTGCTTATTTACAAGCAGGGAATCTGAAAAATGCAGAGGATGCTATTCGTCGTCGCTTGGGAATAGCACGAGATAATCAAGATTTTCAAACTCAAATTTTTGCCCTGAATAATTTGGGTACATTATTGGTTCAAAAAGGTGAACCTAACGCGGCTGGAAAAACTATTGCTGATGCTTTAGTCATTTCCCGCGATGTGGAAAATTTAGCTGGACAAGGACTTTCTCTAAGTAATTTAAGTCTTGTGCATACCAGATTAGGAAATTATCAACAAGCGATTCAATTTGGAGAAGCTGCTGTAGATTTTAGACGACAAACTAATGATATTCCTGGGGAAATAAATACCTTAAATAATTTAGGTGAAGCATATCTTTTAGCTGGAGATTATGACAATACCATTAGTAATTATGGTACAGCTTTAAGATTGGCAAGAATTAATTTAGATTTATCTAACCAACTCAGAGCAATTGATGGTTTAGTTAAAGCTCATAGCTCAGTCAAACGTTATGAAAGAGCTTTTGAATTGTTAGCACAACAATTGGCGATTGCTAAATCATTAAATGACCCCAGAGAAGAATTAAAATATTTAGTTTCCACTGGTAAATTATACGAACAAATGGAAAATTATGCTCAAGCAAGAGAGTTCTACCAAAGAGCGTTACCTTTAGCAAAACAATTAGAAGACGTAAAACAAGAAGCAGAATTAATTTACATTCTGGGTGAATTAAAAAACCGCTAA